The Patescibacteria group bacterium genome has a window encoding:
- the thrS gene encoding threonine--tRNA ligase, whose amino-acid sequence MNSLETIRHSLSHVLASAVAELYPDVKFAIGPAIDTGFYYDFDFGDQKIGDAELKEIEKKMEHLAKQNLPITNDKLQIDEAIKKAEKENQPYKKELIEDLKKQGEKEVSYYTVGKFTDLCKGPHIENTNQIPKGSWKLNKLAGAYWRGDEKNKMLTRIYGLAFASKEELDNYLKILAEAEKRDHRKLGKEMGLFIFSDLVGPGLPIYTEKGAIVRREIINYSNALQKTIGYREVHTPNITKAELFKVSGHYEKYQADMFRVVSHYTEEEYYLKPMNCPHHTQIYASTMRSYKDLPIRIADFANLYRDEKPGELSGLTRLRCFCQDDGHCFCREDQIKQEFIAVLGIIKKAMETYGMKYNVRLSLWDETKKEKFLGDPSTWEKSQKILEEILIESKIDYYKAVGEAAIYGPKMDLISKDSLGREWQISTIQLDFIMPRRFGLTFIDSDGKEKTPVMIHRAIVGSPERFMGILIEHYAGNFPVWLSPVQVKILSVGEHHLDYCRELLAKFQAQEVRAELDDSDETVGNKTRKAVNEKIPYILVVGDKEMASNTLAIRERGQKDLKNMNFDELVETIKQARPKI is encoded by the coding sequence ATGAATTCTCTCGAAACAATCCGCCACTCGTTATCCCATGTCCTCGCGTCCGCGGTCGCGGAACTTTATCCCGACGTTAAATTCGCCATCGGCCCGGCCATCGACACCGGCTTTTATTATGATTTTGATTTTGGCGACCAAAAGATCGGCGATGCCGAATTAAAAGAAATTGAGAAGAAAATGGAGCATCTGGCCAAACAGAATCTGCCAATTACAAATGACAAATTACAAATTGACGAAGCGATAAAAAAAGCCGAGAAAGAAAACCAACCGTATAAAAAAGAATTGATCGAAGATTTGAAAAAGCAGGGAGAAAAAGAAGTAAGCTACTATACGGTCGGAAAATTCACCGATCTATGCAAAGGCCCGCACATCGAAAATACCAATCAGATTCCCAAAGGCTCGTGGAAACTGAACAAGCTGGCCGGCGCTTATTGGCGCGGCGATGAAAAAAATAAGATGCTCACCCGGATTTACGGCTTGGCATTTGCCTCCAAGGAAGAATTGGATAACTATTTAAAAATCCTTGCCGAGGCGGAAAAAAGAGACCACCGCAAATTGGGCAAAGAAATGGGCTTATTCATTTTTTCCGATCTGGTCGGCCCCGGCTTGCCGATCTACACGGAAAAAGGCGCGATCGTCCGGAGGGAAATAATCAATTACTCCAACGCCCTGCAAAAAACGATCGGTTATCGCGAAGTGCACACCCCTAATATCACCAAGGCGGAATTATTCAAGGTTTCCGGCCATTATGAAAAATATCAGGCCGATATGTTCAGGGTCGTTTCCCACTATACCGAGGAAGAATATTATTTAAAGCCGATGAACTGCCCGCATCACACGCAAATTTACGCCTCGACGATGAGAAGCTACAAAGATTTGCCGATCCGCATCGCCGATTTCGCCAATCTTTATCGCGACGAAAAACCGGGCGAACTTTCCGGCCTGACCCGCTTGCGCTGCTTTTGCCAGGACGATGGCCATTGTTTCTGCCGCGAAGACCAAATCAAACAAGAATTCATCGCCGTACTGGGGATTATCAAAAAAGCCATGGAGACTTATGGCATGAAATACAATGTGCGCTTATCGCTTTGGGATGAAACTAAAAAAGAAAAATTTTTGGGCGACCCTTCAACTTGGGAAAAATCGCAAAAAATTCTGGAAGAAATTTTAATCGAAAGCAAGATTGATTATTATAAAGCTGTCGGCGAGGCCGCGATCTATGGGCCAAAAATGGATTTGATCTCCAAGGATTCGCTCGGGCGCGAATGGCAAATTTCCACCATTCAACTGGATTTCATCATGCCGCGAAGATTCGGCCTGACTTTTATTGATTCGGACGGCAAAGAAAAAACTCCGGTAATGATCCACCGCGCCATTGTCGGTTCGCCGGAAAGATTTATGGGAATTCTGATCGAGCACTATGCCGGAAATTTCCCGGTCTGGCTCTCGCCGGTGCAGGTGAAAATTTTATCAGTCGGTGAACATCATCTTGATTATTGCCGCGAATTGCTCGCCAAATTCCAAGCTCAAGAAGTGCGCGCCGAACTCGACGATTCCGACGAAACCGTCGGCAATAAAACCCGCAAAGCCGTCAACGAAAAAATCCCCTATATCCTGGTCGTCGGCGATAAAGAAATGGCTTCAAACACTCTGGCAATTCGCGAACGAGGGCAAAAAGATTTAAAAAATATGAATTTTGACGAATTAGTTGAAACAATAAAACAGGCGAGGCCAAAAATTTAG